A stretch of the Flavobacterium aquiphilum genome encodes the following:
- the argB gene encoding acetylglutamate kinase, whose product MNKLSIIKIGGNIIDNPAELKQFLNDFAKIEGYKVLVHGGGKSASKMAQSIGLAPQMIDGRRITDAPMLDVVVMIYAGEINKNVVAQLQANNTNAVGFSGADGNLILSKKRNHPTIDYGFVGDVQKVNTPLLQTLITNGITPVFCAITHDGQGQLLNTNADTIASELAIALSQVFNVTLTYCFEKPGVLYDADDDSSVIEQINHELYVKLKEEKAIHSGMIPKLDNCFNSLSKGVQKIKIGHHRMLQNTDAVHTSIQL is encoded by the coding sequence ATGAATAAACTATCTATTATAAAAATTGGCGGTAACATTATCGACAACCCGGCAGAATTAAAACAATTCCTAAACGATTTTGCCAAAATTGAAGGGTACAAAGTACTTGTTCACGGTGGTGGAAAATCGGCTAGCAAAATGGCCCAAAGTATTGGATTGGCACCTCAAATGATTGACGGCCGCCGCATTACCGATGCGCCGATGCTAGATGTGGTGGTGATGATTTATGCCGGTGAAATCAATAAAAATGTGGTTGCACAATTGCAAGCAAATAATACAAATGCCGTTGGATTCTCTGGTGCTGATGGTAATTTAATTCTGTCCAAAAAAAGAAATCATCCAACAATTGATTACGGTTTTGTTGGCGATGTGCAAAAAGTAAACACTCCGTTACTCCAAACATTGATCACAAACGGTATAACTCCCGTATTTTGCGCCATTACCCATGATGGACAAGGACAATTATTGAACACCAACGCCGATACGATTGCAAGTGAATTGGCTATCGCTTTGTCGCAAGTATTTAATGTTACCCTAACTTATTGTTTCGAAAAACCGGGCGTTTTATATGATGCTGATGACGACAGTTCGGTAATCGAACAAATCAACCATGAATTATACGTTAAATTAAAAGAAGAAAAAGCGATACATTCGGGAATGATTCCTAAATTGGACAACTGTTTTAACAGCCTATCCAAAGGTGTTCAGAAAATAAAAATTGGACACCACAGAATGTTACAAAATACTGATGCAGTTCATACAAGCATTCAATTATAA
- the argC gene encoding N-acetyl-gamma-glutamyl-phosphate reductase yields MINVGIIGGSGYTAGELIRILMFHPNAKLDFVYSTTNAGKPLSVAHHDLLGDIEMNFTDKVNPDVNVVFLCLGHGKSKTFLTENQFASHTKIIDLGNDFRLNKDEVFDGKKFIYGLPELNKTTIKNAQFIANPGCFATAIQLALLPLADAKLLNDDVHINATTGSTGAGVSLSETSHFSWRNNNMSHYKAFEHQHLGEISESLHQLNADYKNELLFIPNRGDFPRGIFATLYTTCNESLEDIVAKYEAFYKNQPFVTVTTTGINMKQVVQTNKCIISLVKKGNRILITSVIDNLVKGASGQAIQNMNLMFGLDETTGLHLKPSGF; encoded by the coding sequence ATGATTAATGTTGGAATCATAGGCGGTTCCGGTTATACGGCCGGAGAACTCATCAGAATACTGATGTTTCACCCAAATGCAAAACTCGATTTTGTGTACAGCACGACCAATGCAGGCAAACCACTTTCGGTGGCGCACCACGATTTGTTGGGCGATATCGAAATGAACTTTACCGACAAAGTAAACCCTGATGTAAATGTGGTTTTCTTGTGTTTGGGACATGGAAAATCAAAAACATTTTTAACTGAGAACCAATTTGCAAGCCATACCAAAATCATCGATTTAGGAAATGATTTCAGATTGAACAAAGACGAAGTTTTTGACGGTAAAAAATTCATTTACGGCTTACCGGAATTGAACAAAACTACAATCAAAAATGCTCAATTTATAGCTAATCCTGGTTGTTTTGCTACAGCAATCCAATTGGCTTTATTGCCTTTGGCGGATGCCAAATTATTGAACGACGATGTTCACATCAACGCTACAACTGGAAGCACTGGTGCCGGAGTAAGCCTTTCGGAAACCTCGCATTTTAGCTGGAGAAACAACAATATGTCGCATTATAAAGCTTTCGAACACCAACATTTGGGTGAAATTTCAGAAAGTTTACACCAATTAAATGCAGATTATAAAAACGAATTGCTTTTCATTCCGAACAGAGGGGATTTCCCAAGAGGAATTTTTGCTACTTTATACACAACTTGCAACGAAAGTTTGGAAGATATTGTAGCCAAATATGAAGCATTTTATAAAAACCAACCTTTCGTAACTGTTACCACAACTGGTATCAACATGAAGCAGGTGGTACAAACAAATAAATGTATTATTAGTTTAGTAAAAAAAGGGAACCGGATTTTGATCACCTCGGTGATCGATAATTTAGTCAAAGGCGCCTCTGGGCAAGCCATCCAAAACATGAATTTAATGTTCGGACTGGATGAAACCACAGGATTGCATTTGAAACCAAGCGGATTCTAA
- a CDS encoding glutamate-5-semialdehyde dehydrogenase, whose product MSLLLPIQKRNAVLNRMAVLLEQERANIKAINQQDLNNYSGEDLAMEKRLLVDDAKIDGMILSMQQLASQEDPVGQIRFTFTHENGMKVTNKTAAFGTVMIIYESRPDVTVEAGGIAFKSGNKILLKGGKESLLSNLKIVSLWHQALEENEIDTNWVEYLNYNRAETQSFLENPTQKVDLIVPRGGEQLIEFTKKHATCPVIVSGRGNNFLYINKEADLKKALDIIINGKTTNIGVCNALDKVLIDTKLPNWQIFATELVAELKKYNVEILGDDAFANATQVPTIENEEIWYEEFLNYKIVIGVVNSDEEAIEKINKYCGGHSATIITQNDAAAQEFMENVDTAAVYQNASTRFTDGGQFGLGGELAISTDKLHQRGPIGLQHLVTNKWYVYGDGQVR is encoded by the coding sequence ATGAGCCTTTTATTACCCATACAAAAAAGAAATGCAGTTCTGAATCGCATGGCTGTGCTTTTAGAACAAGAAAGAGCCAACATTAAAGCGATTAATCAGCAGGATTTAAATAATTATTCTGGAGAGGATCTGGCTATGGAAAAACGTTTATTAGTTGATGATGCCAAAATTGACGGAATGATTTTATCCATGCAGCAATTGGCAAGCCAAGAAGATCCTGTAGGTCAGATTCGTTTTACTTTCACGCATGAAAACGGCATGAAAGTAACCAACAAAACCGCAGCTTTCGGAACGGTTATGATTATTTACGAATCTCGTCCTGACGTAACTGTCGAAGCGGGAGGAATTGCATTTAAATCAGGGAATAAAATCTTATTGAAAGGCGGGAAAGAATCTTTGCTGTCCAATTTGAAAATTGTTTCGCTTTGGCACCAAGCCTTAGAAGAAAATGAAATTGACACGAATTGGGTAGAATACCTGAATTACAACCGTGCTGAAACTCAGTCTTTTTTAGAAAACCCAACACAAAAAGTCGATTTAATTGTCCCTCGAGGAGGAGAACAACTAATCGAATTTACCAAAAAACACGCAACTTGTCCTGTAATTGTAAGCGGTCGCGGAAATAACTTTCTTTACATAAATAAAGAAGCCGATTTGAAAAAAGCGCTTGACATCATCATCAACGGAAAGACAACTAACATTGGTGTCTGCAATGCCTTAGACAAAGTTTTGATTGACACTAAATTACCGAATTGGCAGATTTTTGCAACCGAATTGGTGGCAGAATTAAAGAAATATAATGTTGAAATTTTAGGTGATGACGCTTTCGCAAATGCCACTCAGGTGCCAACAATTGAAAACGAGGAAATTTGGTATGAAGAATTTTTAAATTATAAAATTGTTATCGGAGTCGTTAATTCTGATGAAGAAGCAATTGAAAAAATAAACAAATATTGCGGAGGACACTCGGCAACGATTATCACCCAAAATGATGCTGCAGCCCAAGAATTCATGGAAAATGTGGATACAGCGGCAGTGTATCAAAACGCCTCTACCCGATTTACCGATGGCGGTCAGTTTGGTTTAGGAGGAGAATTGGCAATCAGCACCGACAAACTGCACCAACGCGGACCAATTGGCTTACAGCATTTGGTAACCAATAAATGGTATGTTTACGGTGACGGGCAAGTTCGATAA
- a CDS encoding aspartate aminotransferase family protein yields the protein MNLFDVYPLYNITPVKALDCTITDKNGVEYLDLYSGHGVISIGHTQPDYVAKLKNQLDNLGFYSNAIQNPLQVELAEKLGKLSGCEEYSLFLCSSGAEANENALKLASFHNGKSRVIAFDNSFHGRTSAAVAVTDNKKIVAPINAQQVVTFLSLNNLEAVEAELKKGDVTAVIIEGIQGVGGLDEGTTEFFQGLEKLCKQYEAVLILDEVQSGYGRSGKFFAFQHHNIKPDIITLAKGMGNGFPIGGILISPIFKASHGLLGTTFGGSHLACAAGIAVLDVIEKQKLIDNVNEVYAYFLEAIKQVPEIVKVKGKGLMLGVEFDFEVGPLRKKLIVEKLIFTGSANNKNLLRILPPLTIKKEAIDAFVVALKESLAELKAVEA from the coding sequence ATGAACTTATTTGACGTTTACCCATTATACAACATTACTCCTGTAAAAGCGCTAGATTGCACAATTACTGACAAAAACGGAGTAGAATATTTAGACTTATACAGTGGCCACGGAGTAATCTCTATTGGACACACACAACCGGATTATGTAGCCAAATTGAAAAATCAGTTGGACAATCTGGGATTTTATTCAAATGCGATTCAAAATCCATTACAAGTGGAATTGGCCGAAAAACTTGGCAAACTTTCAGGATGCGAGGAATACAGCTTATTCTTGTGCAGTTCCGGAGCCGAAGCCAATGAAAATGCATTAAAACTAGCTTCTTTCCACAACGGAAAATCGAGAGTGATTGCTTTTGACAACTCTTTCCACGGAAGAACTTCCGCTGCGGTTGCTGTAACCGACAACAAAAAAATCGTTGCCCCAATCAACGCTCAGCAAGTCGTTACTTTCCTGTCTTTGAACAACCTTGAAGCTGTTGAAGCCGAATTAAAAAAAGGTGATGTTACTGCTGTTATCATTGAAGGAATTCAAGGTGTTGGTGGATTGGACGAAGGAACAACCGAATTTTTCCAAGGATTGGAAAAACTTTGTAAACAATACGAAGCGGTTTTGATTTTGGACGAAGTACAATCAGGTTACGGAAGAAGCGGAAAATTTTTCGCTTTCCAACACCATAATATCAAACCGGACATTATTACACTTGCCAAAGGAATGGGGAACGGTTTCCCAATTGGCGGAATTTTAATTTCGCCAATATTCAAAGCGAGCCACGGATTGCTTGGAACTACTTTTGGAGGAAGTCACCTTGCTTGTGCTGCCGGAATTGCAGTATTGGATGTAATCGAAAAACAAAAATTGATTGACAATGTAAATGAAGTTTACGCTTACTTCCTTGAGGCCATCAAACAAGTTCCTGAAATCGTTAAGGTAAAAGGAAAAGGATTGATGCTTGGAGTAGAATTTGATTTTGAAGTTGGTCCGCTACGCAAAAAACTGATTGTCGAAAAATTGATTTTCACAGGAAGTGCCAACAATAAAAATTTATTGAGAATCCTTCCTCCTTTGACGATCAAAAAAGAAGCAATTGATGCATTCGTAGTGGCGCTGAAAGAAAGCTTAGCTGAATTGAAAGCTGTTGAAGCTTAA
- the proB gene encoding glutamate 5-kinase, with product MSKKRILLKLGSNTLTKETNHISRGKIEDIGMQIAALQDEYEFIIVSSGAIAAAKQFVKLDNHDKDVFVKQALASIGQPHLMRIYNENFKDLGLNISQCLLSYSDFENEQTKKNIVNTINVLVKNQYIPIINENDTVATDEIKFGDNDKLAALTAVLLNVDILIIATNTNGIYTKASINNEVPETIKMVTDLSLLQKEIGDKKSSHGTGGMQSKIDSAAIAKAANIETWIVNGLEDNFMLKALGNDIDFTKII from the coding sequence ATGTCAAAAAAAAGAATACTATTAAAGTTAGGCAGCAACACGCTAACCAAAGAAACGAATCATATTTCGAGAGGAAAGATTGAGGATATTGGAATGCAAATTGCCGCTTTGCAGGATGAATATGAGTTTATTATTGTGAGTTCAGGAGCAATTGCTGCTGCCAAACAATTTGTAAAACTGGATAATCACGATAAAGATGTTTTTGTAAAACAAGCTTTGGCTTCTATTGGGCAGCCTCACTTAATGCGGATTTACAATGAAAACTTTAAAGACTTAGGATTAAATATTTCGCAATGCCTGCTTTCTTATTCTGATTTTGAAAATGAGCAAACAAAAAAGAATATTGTAAACACCATCAATGTATTGGTTAAAAATCAATACATCCCAATTATCAACGAAAATGACACGGTAGCAACGGATGAAATCAAATTCGGTGATAATGATAAATTAGCTGCTTTAACAGCCGTTCTATTAAATGTTGACATTCTGATTATTGCTACCAATACAAATGGAATTTACACCAAAGCATCAATCAACAATGAAGTGCCGGAAACTATAAAAATGGTAACCGATTTATCGCTTTTGCAAAAGGAAATTGGAGATAAAAAATCGTCACACGGAACTGGTGGGATGCAGTCCAAAATTGATTCAGCAGCCATTGCGAAAGCAGCAAACATCGAAACCTGGATTGTGAACGGACTTGAAGACAACTTTATGCTGAAGGCTTTGGGTAACGATATTGATTTTACTAAGATTATATAA
- a CDS encoding N-acetylornithine carbamoyltransferase, with protein sequence MNYTSIKEIDSLQKWVKQAIKIKKNPLKNKKLGKNKTLVMLFFNSSLRTRLSTQKAAINLGMNVMVMNFGSEGWTLEFEDGTIMNQGASEHIKEAAQVVSQYADIIAIRAFAGLVDKEKDNAETVMNGFVKHATVPIVNMESATGHPLQSLADAITMEENKTKHRPKVVLSWAPHPRALPQAVPNSFVEMMQLQTEMDFVITHPEGYELNPEITKDSKIEYDQDKAFENADFIYAKNWSNYKEYGKITNTDPNWTITADKMKLTNNAKFMHCLPVRRNVIVTDEVIDSENSIVIQEANNRVYSAQLVLQKILKSLK encoded by the coding sequence ATGAACTATACTTCCATAAAAGAAATAGACTCACTCCAAAAATGGGTGAAGCAAGCCATAAAAATCAAAAAAAATCCGCTTAAAAATAAGAAACTTGGGAAAAACAAAACCTTGGTAATGTTGTTTTTTAATTCGAGTTTAAGAACCCGTTTAAGCACCCAAAAAGCAGCGATAAACTTGGGCATGAACGTAATGGTGATGAACTTTGGTAGCGAAGGATGGACGCTTGAATTCGAAGACGGAACGATCATGAACCAAGGCGCTTCGGAGCATATCAAAGAAGCAGCTCAAGTAGTTTCTCAATATGCCGATATTATTGCCATCAGAGCATTTGCAGGATTGGTGGACAAAGAAAAAGACAATGCCGAAACCGTAATGAACGGTTTCGTAAAACACGCCACCGTGCCTATCGTCAACATGGAAAGTGCTACGGGACACCCACTTCAATCCCTTGCTGACGCCATCACAATGGAGGAAAACAAGACAAAACACAGACCAAAAGTGGTCCTGTCATGGGCACCGCACCCAAGAGCTTTACCACAGGCTGTACCGAATTCTTTCGTGGAAATGATGCAATTGCAGACTGAAATGGATTTTGTCATTACGCATCCGGAAGGCTACGAATTAAATCCTGAAATCACTAAAGATTCCAAAATCGAATACGATCAAGACAAAGCTTTTGAAAACGCTGATTTCATTTATGCCAAAAACTGGAGTAATTATAAAGAATACGGTAAAATTACAAATACCGATCCGAATTGGACTATCACTGCCGACAAAATGAAATTGACAAATAATGCCAAATTCATGCACTGTTTACCGGTAAGACGTAACGTAATTGTGACAGACGAAGTAATCGACAGCGAAAATTCAATCGTAATTCAAGAGGCCAATAACAGAGTGTATTCGGCGCAATTGGTTTTACAAAAAATATTAAAAAGTCTAAAGTAA